A genomic window from Labeo rohita strain BAU-BD-2019 chromosome 6, IGBB_LRoh.1.0, whole genome shotgun sequence includes:
- the orc4 gene encoding origin recognition complex subunit 4, whose protein sequence is MSKRRSAALTEAQCVSLAQKLLREKLCHQKLPDQPVGLDSQYKHLLELLKRTAVHGESNSVLIVGPRGSGKTMLLGCVLRELMSLKEVQKNVLLVELNGLLQTDDKIALKEITRQLHLENVVGDKVFGSFAENLAFLLEALKKGDKSSSRPVLFVLDEFDLFAHHKNQTLLYNLLDVSQSAQAPIAVVGLTCRLDVLELLEKRVKSRFSHRQIHLFSSLSFSQYVDVVRAQLSLPQDFPDPKFSDEWNHSVTKLCEDKSVEEILKRHFNASKDFRSLHSLLFLAVSRVSVSHPTLREADLLEASRLISADSKANVLHGLSILELCLIIAMKHLNDTYEGEPFNFQMVHNEFKKFIQRKSHTIHKFEKPVVMKAFEHLLQLELVRPVDSGVCKVQREYQLMRLMLEHGQVMEALQRYPQCPTDVKQWALSAFA, encoded by the exons ATGAGCAAACGGAGATCAGCCGCTCTCACTGAAGCCCAGTGCGTCTCTCTG gctCAGAAGCTCCTGCGGGAGAAACTGTGTCATCAGAAGCTGCCGGATCAGCCTGTGGGTCTGGACTCGCAGTACAA gCACTTGCTGGAGCTGCTGAAGCGAACAGCTGTTCATGGAGAAAGTAACTCGGTCCTGATTGTTGGTCCAAGAGGATCCGGTAAAACTATG CTGCTGGGTTGTGTCCTCCGTGAGCTCATGAGTCTGAAGGAAGTGCAGAAGAATGTTCTTCTGGTGGAGCTGAACG GTCTTCTGCAGACAGACGACAAAATCGCTCTGAAGGAAATCACTCGCCAGCTGCACTTGGAGAACGTCGTAGGAGACAAAGTGTTT ggGAGCTTTGCAGAGAATCTGGCTTTTCTCCTGGAAGCACTCAAGAAAG GTGATAAGAGCAGCAGTCGTCCTGTGCTGTTCGTGTTGGATGAGTTTGATCTGTTTGCTCATCATAAGAACCAGACTTTGCTGTATAACCTGCTGGACGTGTCTCAATCTGCGCAGGCGCCCATCGCAGTGGTGGGACTCACCTGCAGACTG GATGTGTTGGAGCTGCTGGAGAAGCGAGTGAAGTCTCGATTTTCACACAGGCAGATTCATCTGTTCAGCTCGCTGTCGTTCAGTCAGTATGTGGATGTGGTTCGCGCTCAGCTCAGTTTGCCTCAGGACTTCCCAGATCCCAAATTCTCCGATGAGTGGAACCACAGCGTCACG AAATTATGTGAAGATAAATCAGTTGAGGAGATTTTGAAGAGACACTTTAATGCCAGTAAAGATTTCCGCTCTCTGCATTCGCTGCTG TTTCTGGCTGTTAGCCGAGTGTCAGTCTCTCATCCGACTCTACGTGAGGCTGATCTTCTAGAGGCCAGTCGTCTGATTTCCGCTGATTCGAAAGCAAACGTCCTTCACG GTCTGTCCATTCTAGAGTTGTGTTTGATTATTGCCATGAAGCATCTGAATGACACTTACGAAGGAGAGCCCTTCAATTTCCAGATGGTCCATAATG AGTTTAAGAAGTTCATTCAGAGGAAGTCTCACACCATCCATAAGTTTGAGAAGCCCGTGGTGATGAAG GCTTTTGAGCATCTTCTGCAGCTGGAGCTGGTGCGTCCGGTGGACTCTGGCGTGTGTAAAGTTCAGCGTGAATATCAGCTGATGCGACTGATGCTGGAACACGGGCAGGTGATGGAGGCGCTGCAGAGGTACCCACAATGCCCCACAGACGTCAAACAATGGGCCCTCTCAGCCTTCGCCTGA
- the zgc:158417 gene encoding GTPase IMAP family member 4, translating into MATKSPQGGSPVQSELRIVILGNAGEDSNKAIKSVLNCENLTGEEDGLCTLYKSEQAGRKISVVEAPGWDKLSIPDRIKGEIVRSVSLCHPGPHALLLVIPVKTLSEETSVEEIKAAETHMELLSERVWKHTIVLFVCDDGEKEPANKKHIHSAEKILEKCGRRSHVLQKSTCESPTQIQELLKKIDDLVKENCGDYFLPQAYYELIQQKAQEASGVTELRQRRGSADNPPNLNKDKGDSEEKKETVEAAKHPKDASKITMDFRQFVLILMGAVGALLGSVAGAESGVRGSFIGIVIGIFVGVLVASVIMYIYTNIYSKQPTQSTS; encoded by the exons ATGGCCACTAAATCTCCTCAGG GAGGTTCCCCTGTACAGTCAGAGCTCAGAATTGTGATCTTAGGAAACGCTGGAGAGGACAGTAATAAAGCGATCAAATCAGTCCTAAACTGTGAGAATCTGACAGGAGAGGAAGATGGTCTGTGTACTTTATATAAGAGCGAACAAGCAGGAAGGAAGATCAGTGTTGTGGAAGCACCAGGATGGGACAAACTCTCAATACCAGACAGAATAAAAGGAGAAATTGTCAGAAGTGTCTCACTTTGTCATCCAGGACCTCACGCTTTGCTTCTGGTCATACCAGTAAAAACTCTCTCTGAAGAAACTTCTGTAGAGGAAATTAAAGCAGCAGAGACACACATGGAGTTACTGTCAGAGCGTGTCTGGAAACACACCattgtgctgtttgtttgtgaTGATGGAGAGAAGGAACcagcaaacaaaaaacacattcacagtGCTGAGAAGATCCTGGAAAAGTGTGGAAGACGATCccatgttcttcagaaaagcaCTTGTGAGTCTCCCACTCAGATCCAAGAACTTTTAAAGAAGATCGATGACCTGGTGAAGGAGAACTGTGGTGATTATTTCTTACCACAAGCTTACTATGAACTGATTCAACAGAAGGCACAAGAAGCATCTGGTGTGACTGAACTCAGGCAGAGACGTGGAAGTGCGGACAATCCTCCAAACT TGAATAAAGACAAAGGAGATTCAGAGGAGAAGAAAGAAACTGTAGAAGCTGCCAAACATCCAAAAGATGCATCAAAAATCACCATGGACTTCAGACAGTTTGTACTGATATTGATGGGTGCAGTCGGAGCACTTCTTGGATCAGTTGCTGGAGCTGAAAGTGGAGTTAGGGGGTCTTTTATTGGAATAGTCATTGGCATCTTTGTAGGAGTTTTGGTCGCAAGTGTCATCATGTACATTTATACtaacatttattcaaagcagCCTACACAAAGTACATCATAA
- the LOC127167415 gene encoding GTPase IMAP family member 4 isoform X1, protein MATKPPQGGSPVQSELRIVILGNAGEDKDEVVKSVLNCENLTPEKVGLCTLHQSEQAGRKISVVEAPGWDKLTPDRIKEETVRSVLLCPPGPHALLLVIPVKTLSEEPSVEEINAAETHMELLSERVWKHTIVLFACDDGVEEPAIQEHIHSAEKILEKCGRRFYVLQKSIGESPSQISELYKKIDDLVEENCGDFFLPQVYCEVIQQNTQEASGATELRHRRGSLEENPPNLNKDKGDSEKKKETLESANHSPLEDTPKFTLQIKQFVVILMGAIGALIGAVAGAENGVSGSCSGIVFGVIVGVLLASFIMYIYTRIYSHAYSKQPVQSAS, encoded by the exons ATGGCTACTAAACCTCCTCAGG GAGGTTCCCCTGTACAGTCAGAGCTCAGAATTGTGATCCTAGGAAACGCTGGAGAGGACAAGGATGAAGTGGTCAAATCGGTTCTAAACTGTGAGAATCTGACACCAGAGAAAGTTGGTCTCTGTACTTTACATCAGAGTGAACAAGCAGGAAGGAAGATCAGTGTTGTGGAAGCACCAGGATGGGACAAACTTACACCAGACAGGATAAAAGAAGAAACTGTCAGAAGCGTGTTGCTTTGTCCTCCAGGACCTCACGCTCTGCTTCTGGTCATACCAGTGAAAACTCTCTCTGAAGAACCTTCTGTAGAGGAAATCAATGCAGCAGAGACGCACATGGAGTTACTGTCAGAGCGTGTCTGGAAACACACCATCGTGCTGTTCGCTTGTGATGATGGGGTGGAGGAACCAGCAATCCAAGAACACATTCACAGTGCAGAGAAGATCCTGGAAAAGTGTGGAAGACGATTCTATGTACTTCAGAAAAGCATTGGTGAATCTCCCTCTCAGATCAGTGAACTCTATAAAAAGATAGACGACCTGGTGGAGGAAAATTGTGGCGATTTCTTCTTACCACAAGTTTACTGTGAAGTGATTCAACAGAACACACAAGAAGCGTCTGGTGCGACTGAACTCAGGCACAGACGGGGAAGTTTAGAGGAAAATCCTCCAAACT tgaataaaGACAAAGGAGATtcagagaagaagaaagaaactctaGAGTCTGCCAACCATAGTCCTTTAGAAGACACGCCCAAATTCACCTTGCAAATCAAGCAGTTTGTAGTGATATTGATGGGTGCAATCGGAGCACTTATTGGTGCAGTTGCTGGAGCTGAAAATGGAGTTTCAGGGTCTTGCTCTGGAATAGTGTTTGGTGTCATTGTAGGTGTTTTACTTGCAAGTTTCATCATGTATATTTATACTCGGatttattcacatgcttattcaaaGCAGCCTGTACAAAGTGCATCATAA
- the LOC127167415 gene encoding GTPase IMAP family member 4 isoform X2, producing MATKPPQELRIVILGNAGEDKDEVVKSVLNCENLTPEKVGLCTLHQSEQAGRKISVVEAPGWDKLTPDRIKEETVRSVLLCPPGPHALLLVIPVKTLSEEPSVEEINAAETHMELLSERVWKHTIVLFACDDGVEEPAIQEHIHSAEKILEKCGRRFYVLQKSIGESPSQISELYKKIDDLVEENCGDFFLPQVYCEVIQQNTQEASGATELRHRRGSLEENPPNLNKDKGDSEKKKETLESANHSPLEDTPKFTLQIKQFVVILMGAIGALIGAVAGAENGVSGSCSGIVFGVIVGVLLASFIMYIYTRIYSHAYSKQPVQSAS from the exons ATGGCTACTAAACCTCCTCAGG AGCTCAGAATTGTGATCCTAGGAAACGCTGGAGAGGACAAGGATGAAGTGGTCAAATCGGTTCTAAACTGTGAGAATCTGACACCAGAGAAAGTTGGTCTCTGTACTTTACATCAGAGTGAACAAGCAGGAAGGAAGATCAGTGTTGTGGAAGCACCAGGATGGGACAAACTTACACCAGACAGGATAAAAGAAGAAACTGTCAGAAGCGTGTTGCTTTGTCCTCCAGGACCTCACGCTCTGCTTCTGGTCATACCAGTGAAAACTCTCTCTGAAGAACCTTCTGTAGAGGAAATCAATGCAGCAGAGACGCACATGGAGTTACTGTCAGAGCGTGTCTGGAAACACACCATCGTGCTGTTCGCTTGTGATGATGGGGTGGAGGAACCAGCAATCCAAGAACACATTCACAGTGCAGAGAAGATCCTGGAAAAGTGTGGAAGACGATTCTATGTACTTCAGAAAAGCATTGGTGAATCTCCCTCTCAGATCAGTGAACTCTATAAAAAGATAGACGACCTGGTGGAGGAAAATTGTGGCGATTTCTTCTTACCACAAGTTTACTGTGAAGTGATTCAACAGAACACACAAGAAGCGTCTGGTGCGACTGAACTCAGGCACAGACGGGGAAGTTTAGAGGAAAATCCTCCAAACT tgaataaaGACAAAGGAGATtcagagaagaagaaagaaactctaGAGTCTGCCAACCATAGTCCTTTAGAAGACACGCCCAAATTCACCTTGCAAATCAAGCAGTTTGTAGTGATATTGATGGGTGCAATCGGAGCACTTATTGGTGCAGTTGCTGGAGCTGAAAATGGAGTTTCAGGGTCTTGCTCTGGAATAGTGTTTGGTGTCATTGTAGGTGTTTTACTTGCAAGTTTCATCATGTATATTTATACTCGGatttattcacatgcttattcaaaGCAGCCTGTACAAAGTGCATCATAA
- the ntan1 gene encoding protein N-terminal asparagine amidohydrolase has protein sequence MPLLTQNKRIERVSSTAELFSKYPHLKESAKQFVSRSPEPVDPKQLLYIQQREFAATTPADNSVSVLGSDDATTCHLVVLRHTGSGVTCLAHCDGSSTWTEVPLIVNAVTSRSNPAKEGRLELHLVGGFDDDRKTSHSLSLSILAAFQKQKEEIHLETCCITDMNDIIKDGIHRPVVYGIGVDVKTGHVFPAAFTCRGPTEELRSARTFSGGQMVEVYDSSRELVKIGPCRWTPNNGMAFWLSQDDETILQYLSTSPYAEPAHFVHHIKSTIQFLLDHPTADGLFPAGQPHLYRRAEDGRWKRV, from the exons ATGCCGCTGTTGACTCAGAATAAGCGAATAGAGCGCGTCAGCTCAACCGCGGAACTCTTCAGCAAATACCCGCATCTGAAG GAAAGTGCGAAGCAGTTTGTGTCCAGAAGTCCAGAGCCTGTGGACCCTAAACAGCTCCTGTACATCCAGCAGCGGGAGTTTGCGGCGACCACACCAGCGGACA ATTCGGTCTCCGTTCTGGGATCCGATGACGCCACAACATGCCATTTAGTCGTGCTTCGACACACAG GCAGTGGAGTGACGTGTCTTGCACACTGTGATGGTTCGAGCACGTGGACTGAAGTTCCTCTGATAGTCAATGCTGTCACTTCTAGAAGCAACCCAGCAAAAGAGGGCAG ACTGGAGCTGCATCTGGTTGGTGGTTTTGATGATGACAGGAAAACCTCACACTCACTCAGCCTTAGTATTCTGG CTGCCTTTCAAAAACAGAAGGAAGAAATTCACCTGGAGACGTGCTGCATCACAG ACATGAATGACATCATCAAAGATGGGATTCATCGGCCCGTGGTGTATGGGATAG GTGTGGACGTTAAAACGGGTCACGTATTTCCAGCCGCGTTCACGTGTCGAGGACCAACGGAGGAGCTCCGATCCGCACGCACCTTCTCTGGTGGACAG ATGGTTGAAGTGTATGATTCTAGCAGAGAGCTTGTGAAAATCGGCCCATGCAGATGGACACCAAACAATGGCATGGCCTTCTGGCTGTCCCAAGATGATGAAACCATCCTACAG TATTTGTCCACGTCTCCATATGCAGAACCTGCTCACTTTGTCCATCACATCAAATCCACCATTCAGTTTCTGCTGGATCATCCGACCGCAGACGGGCTGTTTCCAGCTGGTCAGCCGCATCTGTACCGCCGTGCTGAGGACGGCCGCTGGAAGAGAGTCTAA